The sequence below is a genomic window from Salicibibacter cibarius.
GAATGTATGGCGCAAACTGTGCGGAGACATTTTTAAAGAGTGTGACGCTTCTTGTACGCGTTTATTCAACACGTAACGCAATCCGCGATCCGTTAATGTTCCGCCTCTATAATTCAAAAAAAGAGCGGAAGGACGATTTTTTTCGTGATTGGCTAACGCGCTCCTCCCGTCCTCGCAATACTTTATTAAAGCATCGAGGGCATAGGCGCCTATGGGAATGTACCGTTCTTTCCCGCCTTTTCCGGTCACATGGATGGTTTCCGTGCTCAAATCCAAATCGTCGAGCACTAAACCGCAACATTCCGATGCACGGATGCCGGTTGCGTAAAGCAACTCTATAATCGCAAGATCCCGTTGTTTTAGCGGATCTTCCCCTTCACAGACGCTCAATAGCGTTTCCAGTTCGTTCGAATAGAGAAAACGGGGCAAACGCTCGGTTTGGGTCGGAAACCTCGTGAACGACACGGGGTTGTTCTGTATTAGTGATTCCCTTTTTAAGAAGCGATAAAACGACCGAATGACAGAAAGTTCGCGGGCGATACTCGTTCTTGCCAAACCTTTGTCATGCAGATGAGTCAAATACATGCGAATGTGGCGGTAATCAACGGCACATACGTCTACTTGCAATTCCTCCTGCACATAGTGTTGCCAAACGCCCAATTGCCGTCTGTACGCGGCCATCGTATGAGCCGTCGCATTTTTTTCAACCTGTAAATATTGAAAAAATGCCAAATAAGGATCTCTCGAGTCTGAACGCATCAGCATTCACCTCAAATGGATTACTTTCCTCTATGATAAGCGTTTAAAGCTTAACATATTGCATCGTGTAAAAGCAAGATTTTATTCATAAAATTCTGATATGATTTTGCAATAAAGCGTTGCTTATTGATCGCTACTGAGCCTCCCACAATCAGCATATGGAAAACCCCAACTGATGACAAGGGGTTTTCCTTTCCATAAAAGGAATTGTCACTAAATCGTACACAATTATGCTAATTGGGCTCTTCACGATAATCGCAATTCGAACACTGTACCCGCACCGTTTTTTTGGCTTTTTTCTCGACGAGTAAGCTTTGGCACTTCGGGCACGGCCGTGCAATCGGCTTATCCCAAGACACGAACTCACACGCCGGGTAGCGATCGCATCCATAAAATGTCCGCTGTTTTTTACTTTTTCGTTCTACGACGTTCCCTTCTTTACACCGGGGACATTTTACGCCGATCGGCTTTAGAATGGCCTTTGTATTCCGGCAATCGGGAAAATTGGAGCAAGCCATAAACCTTCCATACCTTCCCATTTTGTAAACCATGGGATGCCCGCATTTTTCACAGTCTTCCCCTACCGGCTCGTCTTTGATCTCAACTTCTTCCATTTCCCGATCGGCTACTTTTAACCGTTTCTCAAACCCTTGGTAGAAGGTGTCGATGATCTCGATCCAGTTTTCTTTTCCTTCCTCAACGTCGTCAAGATCCGATTCCATTTGGGCGGTAAATTTCACGTTTAAGATTTCGGGGAAAAACTCGACGATGAGATCAAGAACAATCTCTCCAAGTTCCGTCGGCACGAAACGACGGTCCTGCAATGAGACATACCCGCGCCGCTGAATAGTGTCAAGCGTTGGCGCAAACGTGGAAGGACGGCCGATGCCCAGTTCTTCCATCGTGCGCACGAGTCGTGCTTCCGTGTATCTGGGCGGTGGTTGCGTAAAATGTTGCGTCGGCTCCAGCGATTCTTTTTGTGCCGTTTGCCCTTCTTCGAGCGCGGGAAGAAGTTTGTTTTCTTCCTTTTTGCGATCGTCGCTTCCTTCCACATAAACTTTCATGAACCCTTGAAATTTTATTTTAGATCCCGTTGCCCGAAAGATCATTCCGCCATTTTCCAAATCTGCCGTCATCGTATCCATGATCGCTGGTGCCATACGACTCGCCACCAGACGTTCCCAAATTAGACGATAGAGCCTTAATTGATCCCGGCTCAAGTGATCTTTGACTGATTTGGGTTCACGGGAGACAATCGTTGGACGGATGGCTTCGTGGGCGTCTTGCGTGTTCTCTCCCTGTTTCTTTGGCTTGCGGTCGCCGCCTACATATTGCTGTCCGTATTTTTCTTGAATGTAGGTCCGCGCTTCTTCTTTTGCCGTATCGGAAATTCGTGTGGAATCGGTACGCATATACGTAATTAAACCGACAGTGCCCTCTTTGCCCAGCTCTATTCCTTCGTACAATTGCTGGGCAATCATCATCGTCTTTTTTGCCCGGAAATTAAGCTTTCGGGCCGCTTCCTGCTGGAGCGAAGAGGTGATGAAAGGCTGTACCGGATTGCGTCGCCGTTCTTTTTTCTGAACGGAAGCAATCGTAAAATCGTCCCCTTTTATGTTGCCAAGGACTTCGTCCACATCTTCTTTTGTCTTCAAAGCCTCTTTTTTATTCCCTTTTCCATGAAATTGGGCTTCGAATGTTTCTTTTTCATATGAAAATGTTCCTTTTATGTTCCAGTATTCTTCAGGTTCAAACTGTTGAATTTCTTTCTCCCGGTCATTAATCATTTTTACGGCGATCGATTGTACACGTCCTGCGCTTAAACCCTTTTTCACTTTTTTCCAAAGCAACGGACTGATGTTGTAACCAACGAGCCGGTCCAAAATTCGACGTGCCTGCTGGGCATCAACGAGATCGGTATTAATAGTGCGCGGGTTTTTGAATGCTTCCTGAATCGCAGGTTTTGTGATTTCATTAAACACAACCCGGCAAGGCGTCCCTTCATCAATCCCCAAGCTGAATGCCAAATGCCACGCAATCGCTTCCCCTTCACGGTCGGGGTCCGCGGCAAGGTAGACTTTTTTTGCTTTTTTTGCTGCTTGTTTCAATTCTTGTAAAACCGGGCCTTTCCCGCGAATCGTAATGTACTTCGGGTTATATTGCTGATCCACATCCACGCCCATTTGTGATTTCGGCAAATCACGCACGTGTCCCATCGATGCTTTCACCGTATATTTTTTCCCTAAATACTTTCCTATTGTTTTTGCTTTAGCGGGAGATTCAACGATTACAAGGTAATCTGCCATCTCTAAAGTTTCCTCCCCCCTGATAAGGTAGCTCAAAGGCCTGTGCCACGTGTTGCGCAGGGCGATTTGAACATGTTCGAATTTTAATGTAAAACCTTCCTCATTATTAAACAACAATTTCGTGTTTGTCAAACAAAGTTTTTTGGTAAGGGGAAGAATTTTTCGAATTTGGGAGCGTTTACAGATCCGAGGATCGCAGGACAATCGCTGCTCCTTGTTCGATCAAACGGTTGGTGCCCATGGACATTTTGCTGTAAATCGTTCCGGGAAGGGCACATACATCGCGCCCCTGTTCCAACGCTTGATCAACGGTAATAAGTGTTCCCGAACGTTCGCCGGCTTCCACGACGAATATGCGGTCACTGAGCGCGCTGATGATGCGGTTGCGCTCCGGGAAATGCCACTTTTGCGGACGGCGGTCCGGGGGATATTCTGAGATGATTAAATGGTTATTCGCCAATGTTTCCGCAAGTGCCTTGTTCTCGCGGGGATAAATGTGAAAAAAGCCTCCGGCGATTACGGCGATCGTCTTGCCTTTCGCGATAATTGCACGTTTATGGGCGATGGTATCAATGCCTCTGGCCAAGCCGCTAACGATGACACGGCCGGATTGAACGACCGGAGGGAGCAGTTCTTCCGTGGCCCGCACACCATAGTTACTCGGTAGGCGCGTGCCGATAACAGCCAACGTTTCTTTGTTGCACAGAGAGAGATTTCCTTTGCAATAAATCACCCAGGGCGGGTCGGGCATTTGCAGCAGGCGTAACGGGTAGGAAGGGTCATCTTTCGTGATCGGAATGACTCCGAGCCCCTTCATTTCTTTCTCCAGTTCAACGACGGAGGTGCTTTTCCAATAGGATTGCCAAACGTGTGCCGATTTCGAGCGACAGCCGGTAAGGCCTATTAATGTGTCGATGGAATGCTTGGCATATCGTTCTAATGAGGGGTCATCTGCATGCAGGCGTTGAAGCGCGCGCCAAGTCATGCCGGGGGCGAGATGGGCGTGGAGCAAGCGTTGCCGGTACGAGGACATAGCGTCTCCTTCCATAGATCATATGTTCGATCTATCCTATTATAGCACATGCAAAAAAGAAGTCAAGACTAAAAAAGACACCTGTCACACTTTTTATGACAGATGCCTTTCACGGTATTAATTGCGAGGTTCATGCGTTAAGCATGCATCATACAAATTGTTTTCTTTCAACGTTTCAATCATCGTTTCTCCGATAATCGCCGGTGTTTCGGCAATGGCAATACCGTTATCGGCCATTGTCTTTTTCTTTTCATCCGCAGTGCCTTTGCCGCCGGAAATAATTGCTCCTGCGTGGCCCATACGTTTCCCCGGAGGCGCAGTGGCGCCGCCAATAAATCCGACGACCGGCTTGTTCATGTTTGCTTGCACCCATTCGGCTGCTTCTTCTTCTGCCGTACCGCCGATCTCTCCGATCATAACGACTGCTTTGGTATCGTCATCTTCATTAAATAGATTCAACGCATCGATGAAATCGGTCCCGTTCACCGGGTCGCCGCCGATGCCGACAGCCGTCGACTGTCCGACGCCGGCCGCGGATAATTGATCTACCGCTTCATACGTGAGCGTTCCGGAGCGGGAAACGACGCCAACGTGCCCTTTTTGATGAATATAGCCGGGCATAATGCCGATTTTGCACTCATCCGGCGTGATGACACCCGGGCAATTCGGCCCGATTAAACGGGTCTTTTTGCCTTCCATGTAACGCTTGACTTTTAACATATCGATCACGGGAATGCCTTCCGTGATACAAATAACGACATCAAGCTCGGCATCGACCGCTTCAAAAATAGCGTCAGCCGCAAGTCCCGGTGGAACGTAAATAACGGAAGCGGTAGCTCCTGTTGTGTCTACGGCTTCTGAAACGGTGTTGAATACCGGCACACCTTCAATTTCGGTGCCGCCTTTTTTCGGCGTGACGCCGCCTACAATTTGCGTCCCGTATTCGATTGCTTGTTTTGTATGAAAGAGGCCGGTGGAACCGGTAATCCCTTGAACAATTACTTTCGTATCTTTATTAATTAAGATACTCATAGTAGCGTGCCCGCCTTTCTATTTTACTAAGTCTACGATTTTCTCGGCACCATCTGCCATGGAGTCTGCAGCGGTAATATTTAAGCCTGATTCTTCGAGAATTTTCTTGCCTTCACCAACGTTTGTGCCTTCCAAACGGACAACGAGCGGCATCGTGAGACCGATTTCTTTTGTTGCCGTTACAACACCTTCCGCGATGACGTCACACTTCATAATTCCGCCGAAAATGTTGACGTAAATGCCTTTGACGTGTTCATCTTCGAGGATGATTTTAAACGCGGCGGTTACTTTCTCTGCCGTTGCGCCGCCTCCCACGTCAAGGAAGTTCGCCGGTTCGCCGCCATTATGCTTAATGATATCCATCGTCGACATGGCCAGGCCAGCGCCGTTGACCATACAACCGATGTTTCCATCGAGGGCGATGTAGCTAAGGTCATATTTGGATGCTTCGATTTCTTTCGGATCTTCTTCGTCGAGGTCACGAAGGTCCTGGATATCGTTTTGACGATAAAGGGCGTTGTCATCGAAATTTAGCTTCGCGTCAAGCGCCAAAACGTCGCCGTCTTTTGTCGTAACGAGCGGATTGATCTCCGCAACGGAGCAATCGTTTTCCATAAACACGTCAAAAAGCCCGCTCATAAACTTAACCGCTTTTCCGAGGGAATCGTTCGGAATGTTCATGTTAAACGCAAGTCGACGCGCCTGGAAGCCTTGCAAGCCAATCGCGGGGTCGATAAATTCTTTAAAGATTTTTTCGGGTGTTTCGGCCGCTACCTCTTCGATTTCGGTGCCGCCTTCTTCCGAGCCCATCAAAACGATCCGGGAAGTACTGCGGTCCAATACCAAACCGATGTAATACTCTTGGTCAATGTCGCAGCCTTCTTCAATGAGCAAGCGTTTTACTTCTTTGCCTTCAGGGCCTGTCTGATGAGTGACGAGTGTTTTGCCGAGAATCTCCTCGGCATATGTACGCACTTCATCCTCATTCTTCGCTATTTTTACACCGCCGGCATTGCCGCGGCCGCCGGCATGAATTTGCGCCTTCACGACGCGCACGTCCGTTGTTAATGAACGGGCTTTTTCGACGGCTTCTTCCACAGAGAAAGCCTCATACCCCGTCGGCACAGCGACGCCGTACTGTCGGAGGAGATCTTTGCTCTGGTACTCATGAATATTCATGTTCTGTCCATCCTTCCTATGAGTACTTATCAATTCGATCATGCGATAAAGGAGCGATGAATATCA
It includes:
- the xerC gene encoding tyrosine recombinase XerC, producing MRSDSRDPYLAFFQYLQVEKNATAHTMAAYRRQLGVWQHYVQEELQVDVCAVDYRHIRMYLTHLHDKGLARTSIARELSVIRSFYRFLKRESLIQNNPVSFTRFPTQTERLPRFLYSNELETLLSVCEGEDPLKQRDLAIIELLYATGIRASECCGLVLDDLDLSTETIHVTGKGGKERYIPIGAYALDALIKYCEDGRSALANHEKNRPSALFLNYRGGTLTDRGLRYVLNKRVQEASHSLKMSPHSLRHTFATHLLNEGADLRAVQELLGHEHLSTTQRYTHVTTDRLRTIYKGAHPRA
- the topA gene encoding type I DNA topoisomerase, whose product is MADYLVIVESPAKAKTIGKYLGKKYTVKASMGHVRDLPKSQMGVDVDQQYNPKYITIRGKGPVLQELKQAAKKAKKVYLAADPDREGEAIAWHLAFSLGIDEGTPCRVVFNEITKPAIQEAFKNPRTINTDLVDAQQARRILDRLVGYNISPLLWKKVKKGLSAGRVQSIAVKMINDREKEIQQFEPEEYWNIKGTFSYEKETFEAQFHGKGNKKEALKTKEDVDEVLGNIKGDDFTIASVQKKERRRNPVQPFITSSLQQEAARKLNFRAKKTMMIAQQLYEGIELGKEGTVGLITYMRTDSTRISDTAKEEARTYIQEKYGQQYVGGDRKPKKQGENTQDAHEAIRPTIVSREPKSVKDHLSRDQLRLYRLIWERLVASRMAPAIMDTMTADLENGGMIFRATGSKIKFQGFMKVYVEGSDDRKKEENKLLPALEEGQTAQKESLEPTQHFTQPPPRYTEARLVRTMEELGIGRPSTFAPTLDTIQRRGYVSLQDRRFVPTELGEIVLDLIVEFFPEILNVKFTAQMESDLDDVEEGKENWIEIIDTFYQGFEKRLKVADREMEEVEIKDEPVGEDCEKCGHPMVYKMGRYGRFMACSNFPDCRNTKAILKPIGVKCPRCKEGNVVERKSKKQRTFYGCDRYPACEFVSWDKPIARPCPKCQSLLVEKKAKKTVRVQCSNCDYREEPN
- the dprA gene encoding DNA-processing protein DprA; the encoded protein is MSSYRQRLLHAHLAPGMTWRALQRLHADDPSLERYAKHSIDTLIGLTGCRSKSAHVWQSYWKSTSVVELEKEMKGLGVIPITKDDPSYPLRLLQMPDPPWVIYCKGNLSLCNKETLAVIGTRLPSNYGVRATEELLPPVVQSGRVIVSGLARGIDTIAHKRAIIAKGKTIAVIAGGFFHIYPRENKALAETLANNHLIISEYPPDRRPQKWHFPERNRIISALSDRIFVVEAGERSGTLITVDQALEQGRDVCALPGTIYSKMSMGTNRLIEQGAAIVLRSSDL
- the sucD gene encoding succinate--CoA ligase subunit alpha; this translates as MSILINKDTKVIVQGITGSTGLFHTKQAIEYGTQIVGGVTPKKGGTEIEGVPVFNTVSEAVDTTGATASVIYVPPGLAADAIFEAVDAELDVVICITEGIPVIDMLKVKRYMEGKKTRLIGPNCPGVITPDECKIGIMPGYIHQKGHVGVVSRSGTLTYEAVDQLSAAGVGQSTAVGIGGDPVNGTDFIDALNLFNEDDDTKAVVMIGEIGGTAEEEAAEWVQANMNKPVVGFIGGATAPPGKRMGHAGAIISGGKGTADEKKKTMADNGIAIAETPAIIGETMIETLKENNLYDACLTHEPRN
- the sucC gene encoding ADP-forming succinate--CoA ligase subunit beta, coding for MNIHEYQSKDLLRQYGVAVPTGYEAFSVEEAVEKARSLTTDVRVVKAQIHAGGRGNAGGVKIAKNEDEVRTYAEEILGKTLVTHQTGPEGKEVKRLLIEEGCDIDQEYYIGLVLDRSTSRIVLMGSEEGGTEIEEVAAETPEKIFKEFIDPAIGLQGFQARRLAFNMNIPNDSLGKAVKFMSGLFDVFMENDCSVAEINPLVTTKDGDVLALDAKLNFDDNALYRQNDIQDLRDLDEEDPKEIEASKYDLSYIALDGNIGCMVNGAGLAMSTMDIIKHNGGEPANFLDVGGGATAEKVTAAFKIILEDEHVKGIYVNIFGGIMKCDVIAEGVVTATKEIGLTMPLVVRLEGTNVGEGKKILEESGLNITAADSMADGAEKIVDLVK